The following are from one region of the Oncorhynchus masou masou isolate Uvic2021 chromosome 24, UVic_Omas_1.1, whole genome shotgun sequence genome:
- the ankmy1 gene encoding ankyrin repeat and MYND domain-containing protein 1 — protein sequence MATSTSVAPEASVRCGVRAGREHWTNIKAGREKRNGPGVQQWSDGSKYEGEFVNDLKHGTGVFTWTNGEFYDGSFYKDYRHGNGTYSWPAGFKFVGKFYLNRKEGYGIQTFPDGTTFQGLYHADERFGPGVVTYPDGHQDVGLWHRERLLRLCTALEGGFTLHAFPEHIAQINCKKEPKNQSQSSAKGPETKAKPGTREVGMDPLLSPYHELLQDEHFILPPDMDRYSTDSDHLPVPWGLRKELDLQFFGEHCDNPDTNPDVSAALPLQQRMQAHIHRHRFEVEALDWDVEAVLSENRQRFGPKGSLELNSEGLIQEASLGDPQSVYRILRDGKIHPDVGDARGHTALIAATVNCHNDVIHLLLDSGADVNKLNCEGMSALAVCNVLYYPIQSLHETVAEKVPQKTHGKSQAVKARSPSVNSPQSSIVEATKNRAQTTKQADQPNQADDTAPKGHTNQADNEAMDRGQCNDSQVSLCNSQGYCQEEADQDEDEQNLQECSDQAALDLDRMDMIVVRERRSIQVLDGNIPLGCVPWHEGGGSYDLTQQQQEEGEAGSEEDRRRRERRGSLMADPAFDSARSLASFHIHVTEEVMQKTAEALSRSGLVPHADTQETVRKMALMKTEHRGRWTTMKLLLDRGADPNASSVPMPVLFLAIKAGHIQAVRRLLECGARTDICLPSEQRGFYPLHIAAALPGAEGPKITELLLHAVADPDVTAQDAHEVFKLDKNPVEPQAGFGNKSSTSSGPPSQFYMAPSVPPEEGGRTPLHMACQRDKDYTNARDVVSLLLSHKASTNLLWSGHSPLSLAIASGNDLAVDELLAGGADPNLPLTRRVGSALCAMTNISYDCAAHLRNRTKLLEKLMKAGANILMPVVVGEGRRCAVGTAVDYAHYAFHQDWRIAHTPYHALNQREREAYNARRQILSVMGDLLRQAVIRMERQRVEREQGLGISSVSPTEKFVYTGAGATPPWNKAARAVLSEEQDSTESLPQQIEQQQRAEQRRGSKAVIVRKPLFKYCYQCGRSVGVVLIACSRCHEVFYCSKTCKMKAWNDRHKDECVRVPAKPKDPNSSMRKDKSIEGSQDPATRRRCLGAGAKTKTGQLNLAQKLSESHYGTLKENYSFI from the exons ATGGCGACTTCTACAAGCGTTGCACCCGAGGCATCTGTCAGATGTGGAGTGCGGGCAGGTAGAGAGCATTGGACTAACATTAAAGCTGGACGTGAAAAGAGAAATGGACCTGGGGTTCAGCAGTGGTCTGACGGATCTAAATATGAAGGAGAATTTGTGAATGATTTGAAGCACGGCACAGGAGTCTTCACCTGGACAAATGGAGAG TTTTATGATGGCTCATTCTACAAAGATTATCGTCATGGAAATGGGACTTATTCCTGGCCAGCAGGCTTCAAATTTGTGGGAAAGTTTTATTTGAACCGGAAAGAGGGCTATGGCATTCAGACCTTCCCTGATGGCACCACCTTTCAG GGGTTGTACCATGCAGACGAGCGCTTTGGGCCAGGTGTGGTGACATACCCAGATGGACATCAGGATGTGGGTCTATGGCACCGGGAGAGGCTGCTGAGGCTGTGCACTGCTCTGGAGGGGGGCTTCACTCTCCACGCCTTCCCAGAACACATAGCTCAGATCAACTGCAAGAAGGAGCCTAAGAACCAGTCCCAGAGCTCAGCCAAGGGGCCAGAGACCAAGGCCAAGCCTGGCACCAGGGAGGTTGGCATGGACCCACTTCTCTCTCCTTACCATGAGTTGCTGCAGGACGAACACTTCATCCTGCCCCCAGACATGGACCGCTACTCCACAGACTCAGACCACCTGCCTGTGCCCTGGGGGCTGCGGAAGGAGCTGGACCTGCAATTCTTCGGCGAGCACTGTGACAACCCAGACACTAACCCTGATGTCTCAGCAGCTTTACCACTGCAGCAGCGCATGCAGGCTCACATCCATAGGCACAG GTTTGAGGTGGAGGCACTGGACTGGGACGTGGAGGCTGTTCTGTCTGAGAACCGGCAAAGGTTTGGCCCTAAGGGATCTCTGGAGCTCAACTCAGAGGGCCTCATCCAGGAGGCCTCGCTGGGTGACCCGCAGAGTGTCTATCGCATCCTACGGGATGGTAAGATACACCCTGATGTTGGCGATGCCCGAGGACACACAGCACTCATTGCAGCTACG GTCAACTGCCATAATGATGTGATCCACCTGCTCCTGGACAGCGGAGCAGATGTGAACAAGCTCAACTGTGAGGGCATGTCTGCTCTGGCTGTTTGTAATGTCCTGTACTACCCAATCCAGTCACTCCATGAGACAGTTGCAGAGAAGGTCCCACAAAAGACCCACGGAAAATCACAG GCTGTCAAAGCCCGGTCCCCATCAGTGAACAGTCCTCAGAGCAGCATAGTGGAAGCCACCAAAAACAGAGCCCAGACCACCAAACAGGCTGACCAGCCCAATCAGGCTGACGACACTGCTCCAAAGGGCCACACCAACCAGGCTGATAACGAGGCTATGGACCGTGGCCAGTGTAATGACAGTCAAGTGTCCCTTTGCAATAGCCAGGGTTATTGTCAGGAAGAGGCTGACCAGGATGAGGATGAACAGAACCTCCAGGAATGCAGTGACCAGGCTGCCTTGGACCTAGACCGCATGGACATGATAGTGGTGAGGGAAAGGCGCTCCATCCAGGTGCTGGATGGGAACATCCCACTGGGCTGTGTCCCCTGGCATGAGGGGGGTGGCTCTTATGATCTGacccagcagcagcaggaggagggagaggccgGATCAGAGGAGGAccggaggaggagggagaggagaggcagtctTATGGCTGACCCAGCGTTTGACTCGGCCCGCTCCCTGGCCAGCTTCCACATCCATGTCACGGAGGAGGTCATGCAGAAGACGGCCGAGGCCTTAAGCCGATCGGGCCTGGTACCACATGCTGACACCCAGGAGACCGTCCGCAAGATGGCCCTCATGAAGACCGA GCACCGGGGAAGGTGGACCACCATGAAGCTGCTACTGGACAGGGGAGCGGACCCTAACGCCTCCAGTGTGCCCATGCCTGTCCTCTTCCTGGCCATCAAGGCAGGCCACATCCAAGCTGTCAGGCGTCTGCTGGAGTGTGGAGCACGCACTGATATATGCCTGCCTTCAGAA CAAAGGGGTTTCTACCCCCTGCACATCGCTGCAGCTCTCCCCGGGGCAGAGGGCCCCAAAATCACTGAGCTGCTGCTGCACGCCGTGGCAGACCCAGATGTCACCGCCCAAGACGCTCACGAGGTGTTTAAGCTGGACAAG AACCCTGTGGAGCCCCAGGCTGGTTTTGGGAATAAGTCTTCCACGTCATCCGGCCCCCCATCTCAGTTCTATATGGCCCCCAGTGTTCCCCCAGAAGAGGGGGGCAGGACTCCTCTGCATATGGCCTGCCAGAGAGACAAGGACTACACT AATGCTAGGGATGTTGTGTCACTGCTCCTCTCCCACAAGGCAAGCACCAATCTTCTGTGGAGTggccactctcccctctctctagctATCGCTAGCGGCAACGACTTG GCTGTTGATGAGCTGTTGGCAGGGGGTGCTGACCCCAACCTCCCCTTGACCCGCCGGGTGGGTAGTGCCCTCTGTGCCATGACCAATATCAGCTACGACTGTGCGGCTCACCTCCGCAACAGAACCAAGCTG CTGGAGAAACTGATGAAGGCTGGTGCCAACATACTGATGCCAGTGGTGGTTGGTGAGGGCCGCAGGTGTGCTGTGGGCACCGCTGTGGACTACGCCCACTATGCATTTCACCAG GACTGGCGCATCGCCCACACCCCGTACCATGCCCtgaaccagagggagagagaggcatacaaTGCCCGCAGACAGATCCTCAGCGTGATGGGAGACCTGCTGCGTCAGGCAGTCatcaggatggagagacagcgtgtagagagggagcagggcctgggcatcagca GTGTTAGTCCCACAGAGAAGTTTGTGTACACTGGAGCAGGAGCCACTCCTCCCTGGAACAAGGCAGCCAGAGCAGTTCTCTCTGAGGAGCAGGACAGCACAGAGTCTCTCCCTCAGCAGATAGAACAGCAGCAGAGGGCAGAGCAGAG ACGGGGAAGTAAGGCAGTCATTGTCAG GAAGCCCCTGTTTAAATACTGCTACCAGTGTGGCCGTTCTGTGGGTGTGGTCCTGATCGCCTGCAGCCGCTGTCACGAGGTATTCTACTGTAGCAAGACGTGCAAGATGAAGGCCTGGAACGACCGCCACAAGGATGAGTGTGTCCGTGTACCAG CGAAGCCCAAAGACCCAAACAGCTCTATGAGGAAGGACAAAAGCATCGAGGGCTCTCAGGATCCAGCCACTCGGAGACGATGTTTAGGAGCCGGGGCCAAAACCAAGACGGGCCAGCTCAACCTGGCCCAGAAACTTTCAGAGAGTCACTATGGAACCCTGAAAGAGAACTACAGCTTCATCTGA